In endosymbiont of unidentified scaly snail isolate Monju, the following are encoded in one genomic region:
- the nusA gene encoding transcription termination factor NusA: MNKEILLVVDAVSNEKGVDKEVIFEAIEAALASATRKKHGGDIEVRVEIDRATGDYETFRRWLVVDDAETPVLENPKAEITLSAARESNPDIQPGDYVEEQIDSIGFGRIAAQTAKQVIVQKVREAERAKVIDAYKDKVGTLVTGIVKRADKGTIVLDLGENAEALIPRSEVIPREVVRVGDRLRAYLYDVRTEMRGPQLLASRTAPELLIELFKLEVPEINEGAIEIMGAARDPGLRAKIAVRALDPRVDPVGACVGMRGSRVQAVSNELGGERVDIIVWDDNPAQFVINAMSPADVVSIVVDEDKHAMDIAVREENLSQAIGRGGQNVRLASQLTGWELNVMSEEQAQEKSEAEAQEFIRRFMKELDVDEEVAAILVQEGFTSVEEIAYVDEAELLAIEEFDEGIVEELRNRANDALLTRAIAQEEQLGDTPPAEDLLNMEGMDEALAHQLAARGVVTMEDLAECATDDLMEIEGMDEQRAGELIMTARAPWFAEEEK; the protein is encoded by the coding sequence ATGAACAAAGAGATTCTGCTCGTAGTGGATGCCGTGTCCAACGAAAAGGGCGTGGACAAGGAGGTCATCTTCGAGGCCATCGAGGCAGCACTGGCTTCGGCCACCCGCAAGAAGCACGGTGGCGACATCGAGGTGCGCGTCGAGATCGACCGCGCGACGGGCGACTACGAGACCTTCCGGCGCTGGCTGGTGGTGGACGACGCCGAGACGCCGGTGCTGGAGAATCCCAAGGCGGAGATCACCCTGTCGGCCGCGCGCGAGAGCAATCCGGACATCCAGCCGGGCGATTATGTCGAGGAACAGATCGATTCCATCGGTTTTGGACGCATCGCCGCGCAGACCGCCAAGCAGGTGATCGTGCAGAAGGTGCGCGAGGCCGAACGCGCCAAGGTGATCGATGCCTACAAGGACAAGGTCGGTACCCTCGTCACCGGTATCGTCAAGCGCGCCGACAAGGGCACCATCGTGCTCGACCTCGGCGAGAACGCCGAAGCGTTGATCCCGCGCAGCGAGGTCATCCCGCGCGAGGTGGTGCGGGTAGGGGATCGCCTGCGCGCCTATCTCTACGATGTGCGCACCGAGATGCGCGGTCCGCAGTTGCTGGCCTCGCGTACGGCGCCGGAGCTGCTGATCGAACTGTTCAAGCTCGAGGTGCCCGAGATCAACGAGGGTGCCATCGAGATCATGGGCGCGGCGCGCGACCCGGGTCTGCGTGCCAAGATCGCGGTGCGTGCGCTCGACCCGCGTGTCGACCCGGTGGGTGCCTGTGTCGGCATGCGCGGTTCCCGGGTGCAGGCCGTGTCCAACGAGCTGGGCGGCGAGCGGGTGGACATCATCGTGTGGGACGACAACCCTGCGCAGTTCGTCATCAATGCCATGTCGCCGGCCGACGTGGTGTCCATCGTGGTGGACGAGGACAAGCACGCGATGGATATCGCGGTGCGTGAGGAGAACCTCTCGCAGGCCATCGGTCGTGGCGGACAGAACGTGCGTCTGGCCAGTCAGCTCACCGGCTGGGAGCTCAACGTGATGAGCGAGGAGCAGGCGCAGGAGAAGAGCGAGGCCGAGGCTCAGGAGTTCATCCGGCGCTTCATGAAAGAACTGGATGTCGATGAAGAGGTCGCCGCTATCCTGGTCCAGGAGGGATTTACCTCGGTCGAGGAGATCGCCTACGTGGACGAGGCGGAACTGCTGGCCATCGAGGAGTTCGACGAGGGGATCGTCGAGGAACTGCGCAATCGCGCCAACGACGCCCTGCTCACTCGCGCAATCGCTCAGGAAGAACAGCTGGGCGACACCCCGCCGGCCGAGGACCTGCTGAACATGGAAGGCATGGACGAGGCGCTTGCGCACCAGCTTGCGGCGCGCGGTGTGGTCACCATGGAAGATCTGGCCGAGTGCGCCACCGACGACCTGATGGAGATCGAGGGTATGGACGAGCAGCGTGCAGGCGAGCTGATCATGACCGCGCGGGCCCCCTGGTTCGCCGAAGAAGAAAAGTGA
- the rimP gene encoding ribosome maturation factor RimP: MNKVSQQLQSLVEGVVEPLGYELWGVELLARPGAGQLLRVYIESPDGIGVDDCERLSRQLSAVLDVEDPIAGEYVLEVSSPGMDRPLYRLDQFARYLGEVVRVRLSSTVAGRKNFRGELLAADGEKVQLLVDGETVTLAMDEIDTARVVPQFQARR, translated from the coding sequence ATGAACAAGGTTTCGCAGCAGTTGCAGTCGCTGGTCGAAGGCGTGGTCGAGCCCCTGGGTTACGAGCTCTGGGGCGTGGAGCTGCTGGCGCGCCCCGGCGCCGGGCAGTTGCTGCGGGTCTATATTGAATCTCCGGATGGCATCGGCGTGGACGATTGCGAGCGGCTCAGCCGGCAGCTCAGCGCGGTGCTGGACGTGGAAGACCCGATCGCCGGTGAGTACGTGCTCGAGGTGTCTTCCCCCGGCATGGACAGGCCACTGTACCGGCTCGACCAGTTCGCGCGGTACCTCGGCGAGGTGGTGCGGGTCAGGTTGTCGTCGACAGTCGCCGGGCGCAAGAACTTCCGCGGCGAGCTGTTGGCGGCCGACGGGGAAAAGGTACAACTGCTGGTGGATGGCGAGACGGTCACCCTGGCAATGGACGAGATCGATACGGCACGCGTGGTGCCGCAGTTCCAGGCAAGAAGGTAG